The genomic interval CTAATATGGATTTCTGCTAGTTTGCTATTTATTAGTTATCCGGATTCGTTGATGAATGTGGAGACTAATACTCGTACAACAATAATGAATAAGATATTTTTTACAGGATATACCTTATCTACTTTGGGATTAGGAGATATGGAGCCCGCTGGGCCTTTCTGGGATGTGCTTACTGCAATATTATCATTTGCTGGATTAATCTTGATTTCTATCGCTATTACATACTTACTTCCAGTTGTTTCGGCCGAAATAGTAAAAAGACGAATAAGCGTTTATATCAACACTCTAGGCACTTCTGTTGAAGATATACTGATGAATTATTGGAATGGAAAAGATTTTAAGGAGTTAGAACAGCCTTTTGTGTCCTTAACAGATTCTATTATTTTGCATGCTCAAAACCATAAAGCATATTCTGTGTTGCATTTTTTTCATTCGTCAGACAAGAAAGAAGCCTTTGTGATTAATCTTATAAATCTTGATGAAGCCCTGACTGTATTATTACATAATGTTTCGGCAGAGCAACAACCTTCATTAAATGTGCTTTTAAGGTTACGAAAAGCCATTACAAGTTACCTTATAACACTACCAGCAGCTTTTATTATTCCTGGAATTGAATGTCCACCAGTAATAAATCTTAGTGGTCTTGAGAATGAAGGTGTCAAAATTATAAACCCTGATGCTGCTGGTCTGAAGTATGAAAAACTTACAACTAGACGTCGATTACTGTTGTCACTACTTAAAGATGATGGCTGGGATTGGGCTGACCTTGTGTCTGGTGCTTACGATCATGAAATGGATTCGATAGGACATTAATTTTTTGTGTTCTATTA from Flavobacterium ovatum carries:
- a CDS encoding potassium channel family protein, yielding MNYFVFFLGVLLLIITINDLINTSLSVRGAGFLTRRLSKFVWSLVLLISKKTQRKKILDLGGAIILVSILVNWILLIWISASLLFISYPDSLMNVETNTRTTIMNKIFFTGYTLSTLGLGDMEPAGPFWDVLTAILSFAGLILISIAITYLLPVVSAEIVKRRISVYINTLGTSVEDILMNYWNGKDFKELEQPFVSLTDSIILHAQNHKAYSVLHFFHSSDKKEAFVINLINLDEALTVLLHNVSAEQQPSLNVLLRLRKAITSYLITLPAAFIIPGIECPPVINLSGLENEGVKIINPDAAGLKYEKLTTRRRLLLSLLKDDGWDWADLVSGAYDHEMDSIGH